In a single window of the Mesoplodon densirostris isolate mMesDen1 chromosome 16, mMesDen1 primary haplotype, whole genome shotgun sequence genome:
- the ZGPAT gene encoding zinc finger CCCH-type with G patch domain-containing protein isoform X1 yields MDEESLQTALRTYDAQLQQVELALGTGLDPSELADLRQLQGDLKELIELTEASLVSVRKSKLLAALDGERPAQEDAEYLAFQKAIAGAVEVPVAPEAELETVPMREAGPGPTEPGREEDEGEDEDGAELSGRKVNAPYYSAWGTLEYHNAMIVGTEEADDGAPGVRVLYLYPTHKSLKPCPFFLEGKCRFQESCRFSHGQVVSVDELRPFQDPDLSSLQAGSACLAKRQDGLWYPARITDVDSGYYTVKFDSLLLKEAVVEGDSILPPLRTEPTGSSDSDSSDVDDPSYARVVEPGAADAGTCSSAFAGWEVHTRGIGSRLLAKMGYEFGKGLGRHAEGRVEPIHAVVLPRGKSLDQCAEILQKRTGGSQAGASRPPKCRGRGRGPRVRPPSRNVFDFLNEKLKGGAPGALEAGVAPPGRRSGEEVYHASRSAKRALSLQLFQTEEKIEQTQRAIRGIQEALARNAGRYVWALPEPRRTPARGAWAQRDSSPAAGEAGGSPAAAGAAPGPGGGPAEGTEEGGHPQEDDRVLGPPHVAWTELRDPGSRCPQEDQLSLDS; encoded by the exons ATGGACGAGGAGAGCCTGCAGACCGCCCTCCGGACCTACGACGCGCAGCTGCAGCAGGTGGAGCTGGCTCTGGGAACTGGCCTGGATCCCTCGGAGCTGGCAGACCTGCGCCAGCTGCAGGGGGACCTGAAGGAGCTGATCGAGCTCACTGAGGCCAGCCTGGTGTCCGTCAGGAAGAGCAAGCTGCTGGCGGCCTTGGATGGAGAGCGCCCAGCCCAGGAGGATGCTGAGTACTTGGCTTTCCAGAAGGCCATTGCTGGGGCAGTGGAGGTGCCAGTAGCCCCCGAGGCAGAATTGGAGACTGTTCCTATGAGAGAGGCCGGGCCAGGACCCACGGAGCCTGGGCGGGAGGAGGACGAGGGGGAGGACGAGGACGGGGCAGAGCTGAGTGGGAGGAAGGTGAATGCCCCCTACTACAGTGCCTGGGGCACCCTGGAGTATCACAACGCCATGATCGTGGGCACCGAGGAGGCGGATGATGGCGCCCCGGGCGTGCGCGTACTCTATCTCTACCCCACTCACAAGTCCCTGAAGCCTTGCCCATTCTTCCTGGAGGGGAAGTGCCGTTTCCAGGAGAGCTGCAG GTTCTCCCATGGGCAGGTGGTCTCTGTGGATGAGCTGCGCCCCTTCCAGGACCCAGACCTGAGCTCCCTGCAGGCCGGCTCTGCGTGTCTGGCCAAGCGGCAGGATGGCCTGTGGTACCCAGCGCGGATCACTG ATGTGGACAGTGGCTACTACACGGTCAAATTTGACTCTCTGCTGTTGAAAGAGGCCGTGGTGGAGGGGGACAGCATCCTGCCCCCGCTGCGCACGGAGCCCACAGGCTCCTCTGACTCGGACAGCAGTGACGTGGACGACCCCAGCTATGCTCGAG TGGTGGAACCTGGTGCTGCCGACGCCGGGACCTGCAGCTCTGCCTTCGCCGGCTGGGAGGTGCACACGCGGGGCATCGGCTCCAGACTCCTCGCCAAGATGGGCTATGAGTTTGGCAAGG GTCTGGGCCGGCACGCAGAGGGCCGGGTGGAGCCCATCCATGCTGTGGTGCTGCCGCGAGGCAAGTCGCTGGACCAGTGCGCGGAGATCCTGCAGAAGAGGACCGGGGGCAGCCAGGCTGGCGCCAGCAGGCCCCCCAAATGCCGGGGCAGAGGGCGCGGGCCTAGGGTCCGCCCACCGTCTCGCAATGTGTTTGACTTCCTGAACGAGAAGCTGAAAGGCGGGGCTCCTGGGGCCCTGGAGGCGGGGGTGGCGCCCCCGGGGAGGAGGAGTGGTGAGGAGGTGTACCACGCCAGCAGGAGTGCCAAGCGCGCCCTGAGCCTGCAGCTCTTCCAAACGGAGGAGAAGATCGAGCAGACCCAGCGAGCCATCCGGGGCATCCAGGAGGCCCTTGCCCGCAATGCTGGCCGGTACGTGTGGGCCCTGCCCGAGCCACGCCGCACCCCTGCCCGTGGTGCCTGG GCACAGCGTGACAGCAGCCCAGCTGCAGGAGAAGCTGGCGGGAGCCCAGCGGCAGCTGGGGCAGCTCCGGGCCCAGGAGGCGGGCCTGCAGAGGGAACAGAGGAAGGCGGACACCCACAAGAAGATGACCGAGTTCTAGGGCCCCCACACGTGGCGTGGACAGAGCTCAGGGACCCCGGCTCCCGCTGCCCGCAGGAAGACCAGCTGTCGCTCGACAGCTAG
- the ZGPAT gene encoding zinc finger CCCH-type with G patch domain-containing protein isoform X2, translated as MDEESLQTALRTYDAQLQQVELALGTGLDPSELADLRQLQGDLKELIELTEASLVSVRKSKLLAALDGERPAQEDAEYLAFQKAIAGAVEVPVAPEAELETVPMREAGPGPTEPGREEDEGEDEDGAELSGRKVNAPYYSAWGTLEYHNAMIVGTEEADDGAPGVRVLYLYPTHKSLKPCPFFLEGKCRFQESCRFSHGQVVSVDELRPFQDPDLSSLQAGSACLAKRQDGLWYPARITDVDSGYYTVKFDSLLLKEAVVEGDSILPPLRTEPTGSSDSDSSDVDDPSYARVVEPGAADAGTCSSAFAGWEVHTRGIGSRLLAKMGYEFGKGLGRHAEGRVEPIHAVVLPRGKSLDQCAEILQKRTGGSQAGASRPPKCRGRGRGPRVRPPSRNVFDFLNEKLKGGAPGALEAGVAPPGRRSGEEVYHASRSAKRALSLQLFQTEEKIEQTQRAIRGIQEALARNAGRHSVTAAQLQEKLAGAQRQLGQLRAQEAGLQREQRKADTHKKMTEF; from the exons ATGGACGAGGAGAGCCTGCAGACCGCCCTCCGGACCTACGACGCGCAGCTGCAGCAGGTGGAGCTGGCTCTGGGAACTGGCCTGGATCCCTCGGAGCTGGCAGACCTGCGCCAGCTGCAGGGGGACCTGAAGGAGCTGATCGAGCTCACTGAGGCCAGCCTGGTGTCCGTCAGGAAGAGCAAGCTGCTGGCGGCCTTGGATGGAGAGCGCCCAGCCCAGGAGGATGCTGAGTACTTGGCTTTCCAGAAGGCCATTGCTGGGGCAGTGGAGGTGCCAGTAGCCCCCGAGGCAGAATTGGAGACTGTTCCTATGAGAGAGGCCGGGCCAGGACCCACGGAGCCTGGGCGGGAGGAGGACGAGGGGGAGGACGAGGACGGGGCAGAGCTGAGTGGGAGGAAGGTGAATGCCCCCTACTACAGTGCCTGGGGCACCCTGGAGTATCACAACGCCATGATCGTGGGCACCGAGGAGGCGGATGATGGCGCCCCGGGCGTGCGCGTACTCTATCTCTACCCCACTCACAAGTCCCTGAAGCCTTGCCCATTCTTCCTGGAGGGGAAGTGCCGTTTCCAGGAGAGCTGCAG GTTCTCCCATGGGCAGGTGGTCTCTGTGGATGAGCTGCGCCCCTTCCAGGACCCAGACCTGAGCTCCCTGCAGGCCGGCTCTGCGTGTCTGGCCAAGCGGCAGGATGGCCTGTGGTACCCAGCGCGGATCACTG ATGTGGACAGTGGCTACTACACGGTCAAATTTGACTCTCTGCTGTTGAAAGAGGCCGTGGTGGAGGGGGACAGCATCCTGCCCCCGCTGCGCACGGAGCCCACAGGCTCCTCTGACTCGGACAGCAGTGACGTGGACGACCCCAGCTATGCTCGAG TGGTGGAACCTGGTGCTGCCGACGCCGGGACCTGCAGCTCTGCCTTCGCCGGCTGGGAGGTGCACACGCGGGGCATCGGCTCCAGACTCCTCGCCAAGATGGGCTATGAGTTTGGCAAGG GTCTGGGCCGGCACGCAGAGGGCCGGGTGGAGCCCATCCATGCTGTGGTGCTGCCGCGAGGCAAGTCGCTGGACCAGTGCGCGGAGATCCTGCAGAAGAGGACCGGGGGCAGCCAGGCTGGCGCCAGCAGGCCCCCCAAATGCCGGGGCAGAGGGCGCGGGCCTAGGGTCCGCCCACCGTCTCGCAATGTGTTTGACTTCCTGAACGAGAAGCTGAAAGGCGGGGCTCCTGGGGCCCTGGAGGCGGGGGTGGCGCCCCCGGGGAGGAGGAGTGGTGAGGAGGTGTACCACGCCAGCAGGAGTGCCAAGCGCGCCCTGAGCCTGCAGCTCTTCCAAACGGAGGAGAAGATCGAGCAGACCCAGCGAGCCATCCGGGGCATCCAGGAGGCCCTTGCCCGCAATGCTGGCCG GCACAGCGTGACAGCAGCCCAGCTGCAGGAGAAGCTGGCGGGAGCCCAGCGGCAGCTGGGGCAGCTCCGGGCCCAGGAGGCGGGCCTGCAGAGGGAACAGAGGAAGGCGGACACCCACAAGAAGATGACCGAGTTCTAG
- the ARFRP1 gene encoding ADP-ribosylation factor-related protein 1 isoform X5: protein MYTLLSGLYKYMFQKDEYCILILGLDNAGKTTFLEQSKTRFNKNYKGMSLSKITTTVGLNIGTVDFGKARLMFWDLGGQEELQSLWDKYYAECHGVLYVIDSTDEERLSESKQAFDGHKRGAGRCPHPGAGQQAGR, encoded by the exons ATGTACACCCTGCTGTCCGGCCTGTATAAGTACATGTTCCAGAAGGATGAGTACTGCATCCTGATCTTGGGTCTGGACAACGCCGGGAAGACG ACCTTCTTGGAGCAGTCAAAGACCCGGTTCAACAAGAACTACAAGGGGATGAGTCTGTCCAAAATCACTACCACTGTGGGCCTAAACA TCGGCACTGTGGACTTTGGAAAGGCCCGCCTCATGTTCTGGGACTTAGGGGGGCAGGAGGAGCTGCAGTCCTTATGGGACAAG TACTACGCCGAGTGCCACGGCGTCCTCTATGTCATCGACTCCACGGACGAGGAGCGGCTGTCCGAGTCCAAGCAAGCGTTCG ATGGTCACAAGCGAGGCGCTGGACGGTGTCCCCATCCTGGTGCTGGCCAACAAGCAGGACGTTGA
- the ARFRP1 gene encoding ADP-ribosylation factor-related protein 1 isoform X2: protein MYTLLSGLYKYMFQKDEYCILILGLDNAGKTTFLEQSKTRFNKNYKGMSLSKITTTVGLNIGTVDFGKARLMFWDLGGQEELQSLWDKYYAECHGVLYVIDSTDEERLSESKQAFEKMVTSEALDGVPILVLANKQDVETCLSIPDIKTVFSDCASKIGRRDLLTQACSALTGKGVREGIEWMVKCVVRNVHRPPRQRDIT from the exons ATGTACACCCTGCTGTCCGGCCTGTATAAGTACATGTTCCAGAAGGATGAGTACTGCATCCTGATCTTGGGTCTGGACAACGCCGGGAAGACG ACCTTCTTGGAGCAGTCAAAGACCCGGTTCAACAAGAACTACAAGGGGATGAGTCTGTCCAAAATCACTACCACTGTGGGCCTAAACA TCGGCACTGTGGACTTTGGAAAGGCCCGCCTCATGTTCTGGGACTTAGGGGGGCAGGAGGAGCTGCAGTCCTTATGGGACAAG TACTACGCCGAGTGCCACGGCGTCCTCTATGTCATCGACTCCACGGACGAGGAGCGGCTGTCCGAGTCCAAGCAAGCGTTCG AGAAGATGGTCACAAGCGAGGCGCTGGACGGTGTCCCCATCCTGGTGCTGGCCAACAAGCAGGACGTTGAG ACTTGCCTCTCCATCCCTGACATCAAGACCGTGTTCAGCGACTGCGCCTCCAAGATCGGCAGGCGCGACCTCCTGACCCAGGCCTGCTCGGCCCTCACAGG CAAGGGGGTGCGCGAGGGCATCGAGTGGATGGTGAAGTGCGTCGTGCGGAACGTGCACCGGCCGCCGCGGCAGCGAGACATCACATAG
- the ARFRP1 gene encoding ADP-ribosylation factor-related protein 1 isoform X1, producing the protein MYTLLSGLYKYMFQKDEYCILILGLDNAGKTTFLEQSKTRFNKNYKGMSLSKITTTVGLNIGTVDFGKARLMFWDLGGQEELQSLWDKEAPPKGLPAGGRAPAAQRPVLLPPSTTPSATASSMSSTPRTRSGCPSPSKRSMVTSEALDGVPILVLANKQDVETCLSIPDIKTVFSDCASKIGRRDLLTQACSALTGKGVREGIEWMVKCVVRNVHRPPRQRDIT; encoded by the exons ATGTACACCCTGCTGTCCGGCCTGTATAAGTACATGTTCCAGAAGGATGAGTACTGCATCCTGATCTTGGGTCTGGACAACGCCGGGAAGACG ACCTTCTTGGAGCAGTCAAAGACCCGGTTCAACAAGAACTACAAGGGGATGAGTCTGTCCAAAATCACTACCACTGTGGGCCTAAACA TCGGCACTGTGGACTTTGGAAAGGCCCGCCTCATGTTCTGGGACTTAGGGGGGCAGGAGGAGCTGCAGTCCTTATGGGACAAG gaaGCACCCCCGAAGGGTCTTCCAGCGGGGGGCCGGGCGCCCGCGGCTCAGCGCCCCGTTCTGCTCCCGCCCAGTACTACGCCGAGTGCCACGGCGTCCTCTATGTCATCGACTCCACGGACGAGGAGCGGCTGTCCGAGTCCAAGCAAGCGTTCG ATGGTCACAAGCGAGGCGCTGGACGGTGTCCCCATCCTGGTGCTGGCCAACAAGCAGGACGTTGAG ACTTGCCTCTCCATCCCTGACATCAAGACCGTGTTCAGCGACTGCGCCTCCAAGATCGGCAGGCGCGACCTCCTGACCCAGGCCTGCTCGGCCCTCACAGG CAAGGGGGTGCGCGAGGGCATCGAGTGGATGGTGAAGTGCGTCGTGCGGAACGTGCACCGGCCGCCGCGGCAGCGAGACATCACATAG
- the ARFRP1 gene encoding ADP-ribosylation factor-related protein 1 isoform X4 has product MYTLLSGLYKYMFQKDEYCILILGLDNAGKTTFLEQSKTRFNKNYKGMSLSKITTTVGLNIGTVDFGKARLMFWDLGGQEELQSLWDKEAPPKGLPAGGRAPAAQRPVLLPPSTTPSATASSMSSTPRTRSGCPSPSKRSRRWSQARRWTVSPSWCWPTSRTLRLASPSLTSRPCSATAPPRSAGATS; this is encoded by the exons ATGTACACCCTGCTGTCCGGCCTGTATAAGTACATGTTCCAGAAGGATGAGTACTGCATCCTGATCTTGGGTCTGGACAACGCCGGGAAGACG ACCTTCTTGGAGCAGTCAAAGACCCGGTTCAACAAGAACTACAAGGGGATGAGTCTGTCCAAAATCACTACCACTGTGGGCCTAAACA TCGGCACTGTGGACTTTGGAAAGGCCCGCCTCATGTTCTGGGACTTAGGGGGGCAGGAGGAGCTGCAGTCCTTATGGGACAAG gaaGCACCCCCGAAGGGTCTTCCAGCGGGGGGCCGGGCGCCCGCGGCTCAGCGCCCCGTTCTGCTCCCGCCCAGTACTACGCCGAGTGCCACGGCGTCCTCTATGTCATCGACTCCACGGACGAGGAGCGGCTGTCCGAGTCCAAGCAAGCGTTCG AGAAGATGGTCACAAGCGAGGCGCTGGACGGTGTCCCCATCCTGGTGCTGGCCAACAAGCAGGACGTTGAG ACTTGCCTCTCCATCCCTGACATCAAGACCGTGTTCAGCGACTGCGCCTCCAAGATCGGCAGGCGCGACCTCCTGA
- the ARFRP1 gene encoding ADP-ribosylation factor-related protein 1 isoform X3: MSLSKITTTVGLNIGTVDFGKARLMFWDLGGQEELQSLWDKEAPPKGLPAGGRAPAAQRPVLLPPSTTPSATASSMSSTPRTRSGCPSPSKRSMVTSEALDGVPILVLANKQDVETCLSIPDIKTVFSDCASKIGRRDLLTQACSALTGKGVREGIEWMVKCVVRNVHRPPRQRDIT, translated from the exons ATGAGTCTGTCCAAAATCACTACCACTGTGGGCCTAAACA TCGGCACTGTGGACTTTGGAAAGGCCCGCCTCATGTTCTGGGACTTAGGGGGGCAGGAGGAGCTGCAGTCCTTATGGGACAAG gaaGCACCCCCGAAGGGTCTTCCAGCGGGGGGCCGGGCGCCCGCGGCTCAGCGCCCCGTTCTGCTCCCGCCCAGTACTACGCCGAGTGCCACGGCGTCCTCTATGTCATCGACTCCACGGACGAGGAGCGGCTGTCCGAGTCCAAGCAAGCGTTCG ATGGTCACAAGCGAGGCGCTGGACGGTGTCCCCATCCTGGTGCTGGCCAACAAGCAGGACGTTGAG ACTTGCCTCTCCATCCCTGACATCAAGACCGTGTTCAGCGACTGCGCCTCCAAGATCGGCAGGCGCGACCTCCTGACCCAGGCCTGCTCGGCCCTCACAGG CAAGGGGGTGCGCGAGGGCATCGAGTGGATGGTGAAGTGCGTCGTGCGGAACGTGCACCGGCCGCCGCGGCAGCGAGACATCACATAG
- the TNFRSF6B gene encoding tumor necrosis factor receptor superfamily member 6B has product MRPLLWPLPVLLLALAARGTAAGAPTYPRRDAETGEWLTCDKCPPGTFVQQPCGRDNPTTCGACPPRHYTEFWNYLERCRYCNVICGEREEEARPCGATHNRACRCRPGFFAHAGFCLEHAPCPPGAGVVAPGTPSQNTQCQPCSPGTFSASSSSSERCQPHRNCTALGLAINVPGSPFHDALCTKCTGFPLGSLEPGAPGTEECQRAVVDFVAFQDISRRRLQRLQQALAGPGARSPPPPQREDRAALQRRLWRQLTDLREAQPGTLGARLLRALRAARLSGLERSVRERFLRTR; this is encoded by the exons ATGAGGCCCCTGCTGTGGCCGCTGCCGGTCCTGCTGCTGGCGCTTGCGGCGCGGGGGACGGCGGCGGGCGCGCCCACCTACCCGAGGCGGGACGCGGAGACGGGGGAGTGGCTGACGTGTGACAAGTGCCCCCCGGGCACCTTCGTGCAGCAGCCTTGCGGCCGGGACAACCCCACGACGTGCGGCGCGTGCCCGCCACGCCACTACACGGAGTTCTGGAACTACCTGGAGCGCTGCCGCTACTGCAACGTCATCTGCGGGGAGCGCGAGGAGGAGGCGCGGCCGTGCGGGGCCACCCACAACCGTGCCTGCCGCTGTCGCCCCGGCTTCTTCGCGCACGCCGGCTTCTGCCTGGAGCACGCGCCCTGCCCGCCCGGCGCAGGCGTGGTCGCCCCCG GCACCCCCAGCCAGAACACGCAGTGCCAACCATGCTCCCCGGGCACCTTCTCTGCCAGCAGCTCGAGCTCGGAGCGGTGCCAGCCCCACCGCAACTGCACGGCCCTGGGCCTGGCCATCAACGTGCCGGGCTCCCCGTTCCACGATGCTCTGTGCACCAAATGCACGGGCTTCCCGCTCGGCTCGCTGGAGCCGGGGGCACCGG GGACCGAAGAATGCCAGCGCGCCGTGGTCGACTTCGTGGCTTTCCAGGACATCTCTCGCAGGAGGCTCCAGCGGCTGCAGCAGGCGCTCGCGGGCCCCGGGGCGCGGAGTCCGCCGCCGCCGCAAAGGGAGGACCGCGCAGCGCTGCAGCGGAGGCTGTGGCGGCAGCTCACGGACCTCCGGGAGGCGCAACCCGGGACGCTGGGGGCACGGCTGCTGCGGGCGCTGCGCGCGGCCAGGCTATCCGGGCTGGAGCGCAGCGTCCGCGAGCGCTTTCTCCGCACGCGCTGA